TGGATTTAACAACGAGGAAGTTCTTGAACTGCAAAAATATGTTTGTTCTGTTACCGGGCAAAAAATGCCACCCCCTCCTGCTCCCGATGATTATTTACATAACTATAATTACACAAAATTTAAAAGAACAATCGGTGGATATTTTGAATTTGAATTTAGTAAAAAATCAAATGTAAAAGTAGCAATGTTTAATGACAGAGGTATTGTTGTAAGAGAATTATATAATCAAATAAATGTAACACCGGGTTTTCATAAAATAAAATTCGAGTTTGACGGATCTGCTTTCGAGTATGGTAAATATTCGATAAAAATGATTGTTGACGGAGAAGTTTTTTATGATAAAAAAATGGAGATTAAAGAACCAGAAAGAGAATAATATCAAAATCAATGATTTTTGGATTTAATTTTTTTCGTTTTTTTTGTATATTAGCTCCCAAAATAAAAAAAATAAAATTATGAATTACCCAAAGAAAGTTACAATAGGAGATATAACTGTAAGAGATGGATTTCAACACGAAGAAAAATTTATACCTACAGAAGCTAAATTATGGCTTGCTGAACAACTTATTATTTCTGGGTTTAAACACATTGAAGTTACAAATTTCGGCAACCCATCAGGAATGCCGCAATTTAAAGATGCTGACGAACTTATGAAAGGAATAAGGTCCAGCAAAAAAATATCTCATCTTATAAATGACGTTTCTTTAACTTGTGTTACAATAAGAGAAAAAGCTATAGAGCGTGCTATACAGGCTAAAAAAGATGGTTTCGGGCCAGACAGAATTTTATTAATGGTTTCTACAAGTGAATCTCATCATTATAAAAACAGTGGATTGCCACTTACAGATTATTGGAAAATGGCCGAGAAATATATTCCAATGGCAAGAGACGCTGGAATTAAAGTAAATGGAACAGTTAGTACTATATGGGGTTGCCCTATTGAAGGACCAACCGAAATGTCAAAAGCAATTGATTTTACTAAAAGATGGTTAGATATTGGAGCAAGCGATGTTGAACATGCAGATCACGATGGAAGCGCTTCTCCCGATAGAATTTACAAATATTTCTCGATGTTGCTTGATAAATTTCAGAAACCTGATAAACACATTGTTCATTTTCACACAACACGTGGATGGGGATTGGCAAATATACTTGCAGCCCTACAAGCTGGAATGACAAACTACGAAAGCTCAATGGGTGGTATTGGCGGTCAACCAGCAAACTTTGTTGATGGAGTTCCAGTTGCAGGTACCGGTGCATATTATTATGCCGATCCTTCGTTAACAGGACTTGTTCCAACTGAAGATTTAGTTGTTATGTGCGACGAAATGGGAATTGAAACCAATCTTGATATTGATAAAATTATTGAAACAGGCAAATTGGTTGAAAGAATTGTTGGAAGAAAACTTCGCTCAGAATGTATCAGAACTGGCAGAATTCCTAAAATGTTAAAGGAAAAGAAAAAGCCACATTTGAACTAAATATTTTTTAATTCAAAATTACCAAACCGGTAGAAGAAATATTACTTTTATGTAATGCTCTATCATATATGTGAAAGTCAAATTTTACAGAATCCCAGGTAACTGGGATATTAAAATCTAAATCTACATATATAGTACATTTTAAAGTTTTATTTTTTCCTATTGGTTCTAAATATTTTGTTCTGAAATTAAAAGGGGAAGCTAAATCAACTAAAGAATATTGCCCGTTTTTTAACTCATACATTTCAATAAACAAATTATTATAATAATTCCCGGTTATTTCGTATGGTGGAAAAGTGTCGCCTTCATTTAACCCAATATCTCCATCACCATCAACCAAATAAAAGGCTAATTCTGCTCTTTTTATAGGATTATTAAGTGTATCATGTGTTACAATAACCGGAATACCTACAAAATTAATTTCAGGGATTTCTGAATATTTAGTTGGTTTTCTACAAGAAACCCAAACAACTGAAGATACTATTATTATGTAAAGAAATATTTTCATTCAGATTTAAATCTACATCAAAATTAAATAAAAAATAAATTTTACAATTACTTCTTCCTAAAATAAATGGTAACAGGTACACCCGAAAAATTATAAAGCGACCTGATTTTATTTTCTAAATATCTTTTATATGAATCCTTAACATATTGGGGTAAATTACAATAAAAGGCAAAACAAGGGAAAGGTGTTGGGAGTTGAGTTACATATTTTATTTTAACGAATTTACCTTTAACTGCTGGAGGAGGATAAGCAGCAATTATTTCTAACATTATCTCATTTAATTTATGTGTAGTAATTCGTAGTTTTCTATTATTATAAACTTCAATTGCTGTTTCTAATACTTTATGAATTCTTTGCTTTGTAATTGCAGAAATAAAAATAATTGGTATATCAACAAAAGGAGCAATTCGGTCTTTAATAATTTTTGTAAATTCATCTGTAGTTTTATTGTCCTTTTCAACTAAATCCCACTTATTTACTAAAATTACTATTCCTTTATTATTAGTTTCAGCTAATCTTAAAATATTAAGATCTTGCGCTTCAATCCCTCTTGTTGCATCAATCATTATTAAACAAATATCTGAACTCTCAATAGTTTTAACAGCTCTCATTACCGAATAAAACTCTAAATCTTCAGATACCTTACCTTTTTTTCTTAATCCTGCTGTATCAATAAGTAGAAAGTCCATTCCAAACTTATTGTATCGTGTGTAGATTGAATCTCTGGTTGTTCCTGCAATTGGTGTAACAATGTGCCTATCTTCTCCAATTAACGAGTTTAGTAACGATGATTTTCCTGCATTTGGTCTACCAACAATTGCAATTTTTGGTAATTCAACATCTTCCTGTTCAATTTCATTAGCAGGTAAATACTTTACTACTTCATCTAACAACTCACCAGTTCCACTTCCGGATATTGCCGAAATACAAAAAACTTCTCCTAGTCCTAATTTATAAAAAACCTGAGCATCAGCAATCCTTTCAATATTATCTACCTTATTGGCAACTAACATTACTCTCTTTTTATTTCTTCTTAAGATATCAGTTACAGCAATATCTAAATCTGTAATATCGCCATATACATCAACTAAAAAAAGAATTACATCAGCCTCATTCATTGCAAGTAACACCTGCTTTCTTATTTCAGCTTCAAACACATCGTCGGAATTTATTACATAACCACCGGTATCAATTACTGAGAATTGTTTTCCACACCATTCGCTTTTTCCATAATGACGATCGCGAGTAACACCGCTTGTTTCATCTACTATTGCCTGTCTGTATCCAACTAATCTATTAAAAAAAGTTGACTTGCCAACATTTGGACGCCCTACTATTGCAACTATTCCCGACATAATTAATTTATATAACCAAATTTTTTGAGGAGAAGAACATTATCTCTCCAATTCTTCTGAACTTTAACAAATAACTGTAAAAAAACTTTTTTACCCAAAAATTCCTCAATGTCTTTTCTTGCATCAGTGCCAAGTCTTTTTATTGCTTTTCCACCCTCACCAATTACTATTACTTTTTGCGAATCTCTAACAACATATATTAATGCAGAAATTCTAAAAATATTTTCTTCTTCTTTAAATTCATCAATATCTATCTCTATACAATAAGGAATTTCTTTATGGTAAATTAAAAGTGCTTTTTCTCTTATAATCTCACTTACAAAAAACCTCTGACTTCTATCTGTCAAAGTATCTTTATCGTAATATGGAGGACTTTCGGGCAATAAATTTACAATTAAAGTTTTTAGAGATTCTATGTTAAACCCTCTTAATGCACTAATTACAAGCTGATCTGCATTAGGTAATATTGCTTTCCATTTTATCAGATTCTCTTCTATCTTTTCTTGTGTGCTTTGATCAATTTTATTTATAACAAGTATTATTGGAATTTTAGTAGTGAATAAATCTACCGGCAAATGCTCTTTCTCCGGTCTTTCTGAGGCATCAACCAAATAAATTAAAACATCGGCATCTTTAAAAGCTTCTTCAACAAAGGTCATCATGCATTCCTGCATTTTATATCCCGGATCAATAATACCAGGCGTATCTGAAAATACAATTTGATAATCTTCACCGTTTAAAATAGAGATGATTCTATGTCTGGTAGTTTGTGCTTTTGGAGTAACAATACTAAGTTTCTCGCCAACCAATGCATTCATTAAAGTTGATTTACCTGCATTGGGTTTACCAATAATATTTACAAAACCTGCTTTATGCATTTAAGAAAATTTTTGCAAAGATAGTTATTAACTTAGTTATTTAAGATTGAGATTAATAGTT
This genomic interval from Bacteroidia bacterium contains the following:
- a CDS encoding pyruvate carboxyltransferase, with product MNYPKKVTIGDITVRDGFQHEEKFIPTEAKLWLAEQLIISGFKHIEVTNFGNPSGMPQFKDADELMKGIRSSKKISHLINDVSLTCVTIREKAIERAIQAKKDGFGPDRILLMVSTSESHHYKNSGLPLTDYWKMAEKYIPMARDAGIKVNGTVSTIWGCPIEGPTEMSKAIDFTKRWLDIGASDVEHADHDGSASPDRIYKYFSMLLDKFQKPDKHIVHFHTTRGWGLANILAALQAGMTNYESSMGGIGGQPANFVDGVPVAGTGAYYYADPSLTGLVPTEDLVVMCDEMGIETNLDIDKIIETGKLVERIVGRKLRSECIRTGRIPKMLKEKKKPHLN
- the der gene encoding ribosome biogenesis GTPase Der gives rise to the protein MSGIVAIVGRPNVGKSTFFNRLVGYRQAIVDETSGVTRDRHYGKSEWCGKQFSVIDTGGYVINSDDVFEAEIRKQVLLAMNEADVILFLVDVYGDITDLDIAVTDILRRNKKRVMLVANKVDNIERIADAQVFYKLGLGEVFCISAISGSGTGELLDEVVKYLPANEIEQEDVELPKIAIVGRPNAGKSSLLNSLIGEDRHIVTPIAGTTRDSIYTRYNKFGMDFLLIDTAGLRKKGKVSEDLEFYSVMRAVKTIESSDICLIMIDATRGIEAQDLNILRLAETNNKGIVILVNKWDLVEKDNKTTDEFTKIIKDRIAPFVDIPIIFISAITKQRIHKVLETAIEVYNNRKLRITTHKLNEIMLEIIAAYPPPAVKGKFVKIKYVTQLPTPFPCFAFYCNLPQYVKDSYKRYLENKIRSLYNFSGVPVTIYFRKK
- the era gene encoding GTPase Era → MHKAGFVNIIGKPNAGKSTLMNALVGEKLSIVTPKAQTTRHRIISILNGEDYQIVFSDTPGIIDPGYKMQECMMTFVEEAFKDADVLIYLVDASERPEKEHLPVDLFTTKIPIILVINKIDQSTQEKIEENLIKWKAILPNADQLVISALRGFNIESLKTLIVNLLPESPPYYDKDTLTDRSQRFFVSEIIREKALLIYHKEIPYCIEIDIDEFKEEENIFRISALIYVVRDSQKVIVIGEGGKAIKRLGTDARKDIEEFLGKKVFLQLFVKVQKNWRDNVLLLKKFGYIN